The following is a genomic window from bacterium.
CTCGTATGATCACGAAAGTGCTTTGCGACATGACACATCGTAGCAGCAGCCATGAGACTGGCTCCTGCTCCACCTCCCTTACCCGTAGAAGTCTTCACCATGTCTGAACCAGCTGCATAGCAAATTGTGGCTAGCCGTGCGATGTGTTCAACAGCGCTTGTATAATTCGTGTCATGGGCAAGTTCAATCTCATCACTCTGAATAATTGTTTTCAGATATGCATTCTTCTCTTCGCACTGCGCCTTAACCGCACTGACAAACTCAATCAAATTATCTTCAGAATCTCCCGCAAGATATCGATTTAAGGGGAAAACAAGATCGATTTCATTCACCCCCTGCTCTAGTCGAATTCCTACTTCACACAAAACGCTCTCTATCGGAGCATGTCCAAGAGGAAAGTTAACAACGGTAGAAACTCTGACGACAGATTCTTGAAGCACTTCGACCGCACTACCACAAGCATCTCCAGGAACACACAACCCACCAAGAGGAGGCAATAGGGGAACATTCTCCTGCAGGTATCGAACCTTTTCCGCAATTCTCCCGACATTCCGGCGATTATCGGTAGGATTAAGTGTCGTTAAATCAGTTAACGAGAAGATTTGCTTCAGCTCATCTCCCATAACCGCTTCACTTTCCTCAAATGGGACTGTGCTAACCTTTTCGGCTATCTCTAGTACAACTCTTGGATCTACGTCACATACTGGATAAGAGATTCGTATCGCCATCAAGCCTCCTCAAATTCCTCAGTTTCTATCGTCTTACTGATATACAGAAGGTGAAGACATCGTAGAGACCTCATCTGAAATTTCATTTTGATTCTTCATAGACGCAGCAGTATTCGGTTTAATGCCATCAGCATACTTGTGATCTTTTAAGGGAGTCTTCACTCGGGTCAACTTTTCAACATTTGTAGTCCTCACCCGTTGAATCTCCCAAAGCTTTGCATACTTTAAGAACGTATAGACCGCCTCTAAGACGGCCTGAATGAATCCATGACGCCCTTCTCGAAACCCTTGTTTGATAACAAAAAATTTAAAAAAGCGAAAAATCGGTCTCACCACCATATTTCCTATCCCCGAGCGAATTCCCTGTTGATGCATTGCAAGTGCCGACTGGGTGGAAAATCTATTTTGGGTGTCGACAAAATCAGAAATGGTCTCGGAGGTATAGTGATTGATAAAGCCTGGTAGTCTTCGAACCGTTCCAGATACGAGAGCTTTTTCATGCGGATTCATTCCGCCCCATGTCGTCTTCTCTCTTTGAAAAAATCGCATCCGATATTCAGGATGCCATCCACCCTTATCCCACCATCGATTGAGATAATAGACGACTCTACAAAGAAAATAGCCATCTGCTACTGACTTTCCTGCATGGTCATCCTCGAGAATTCGAATGATATGCCCCTTCAACTCGGCTGAAAGCTCTTCATCAGCATCCAGATTCAAAACCCATTTATGCCTACATCGCTCAAGAGAAAATTGTTTTTGTTCACGGTGCCCTGGCCAATCACGAGATATAACTCGAGTTCGAGGAAACTGTTTCACAACTTCAAGAGTCTGATCGGTAGAGCCGCTATCAACCACCAGAATCTCATCAGCAAACCGCACCGAATCAAGACAACGACCGATATTATCTTCCTCATTCTTACAAATTACAAAAGCGGATACCTTCGATCGAAATGGC
Proteins encoded in this region:
- a CDS encoding glycosyltransferase; amino-acid sequence: MAGTMRVLISRPDKIGDVLLALHGAKQLKTYCPELQVFMHVADYTRPLVENMRFIDGVLGWDEALEPYEFDAVVDLMAKLATARRYAEAGIPLRIGNSARWFRLFHNRTAYIRRSQALRNEAEYNWQLISLLDVRLHNTRLREAVSLDDFREIRYPELPRPYYCFFPGVSVSAHAWPIQSWGQLAAQMLERSDKDIVCVVGPAEVKVEHKIRECFPKSERIRIMRVSDLKLAAGILQRCEKYVGPSTGITHIAGAVGAEGIALYPEVLSMHPGRWAPFKSSLVIRSPASRVRPAEVAASLLENASESTPFRSKVSAFVICKNEEDNIGRCLDSVRFADEILVVDSGSTDQTLEVVKQFPRTRVISRDWPGHREQKQFSLERCRHKWVLNLDADEELSAELKGHIIRILEDDHAGKSVADGYFLCRVVYYLNRWWDKGGWHPEYRMRFFQREKTTWGGMNPHEKALVSGTVRRLPGFINHYTSETISDFVDTQNRFSTQSALAMHQQGIRSGIGNMVVRPIFRFFKFFVIKQGFREGRHGFIQAVLEAVYTFLKYAKLWEIQRVRTTNVEKLTRVKTPLKDHKYADGIKPNTAASMKNQNEISDEVSTMSSPSVYQ